The Psychrobacter sp. P11G3 genomic interval ATAAAAACAATCTAAGAGATACATATATGCGATAGCTATCTGTTTTATATTTATAGAAGACCTAGGCAGATATGATAGCTATTATTTCGCTATGTGTTCTTTATCCGTATGAGAGGTGGATACCGTATTATCTAGCTCAACCTCTGTCTTAAACCGTGTCAATCGTAGTGCATTCATAAGTACTGAGATGGAGCTAAGCGCCATAGCAGCGGCGGCAATCATCGGATTCAAAAACCCAAACGCAGCAAGCGGAATACCTAGACAGTTATAAATAAAGGCAAAAAACAGATTTTGTTTAATATTACGTAGCGTCGCTTGAGCGATTTTTTGCGCGGCATCGATATGCATGAGCGACTCACCCATTAGACGTGCAGAAGCACTATGCTGCGCGACATCAGTTCCCTCAAACATCGCAAAACTGGCATCAGCAGTAGCCATCGCTGGCGCATCATTAACGCCGTCTCCTGCCATCGCTACCTTATGACCAGCAGTTTGCAATAGTGCAATTTGGCTGGCCTTGTCACGTGGGCTCATCTTGCCATAAGCCTTATCAATACCCAACTGCCCTGCTACATGATCGACGACGGACTGCTTATCACCACTCATCAAAATGACATTAATACCTGCATTTTGTAGTGCAGCGATTGCTTGCGGCGTATCTGCCTTTAAGTCATCGGCTAGTGCAAACGCGCCTAATGGCTCATCATTGATACTAATCGCAACGGTACTAGCAATTTGCCATACTTTTGGCATGAATCTTGGCAACGTCAAGTTCGCAAACTCTGCCGTACCCACTTTTACTAATCCAAGCCCTTCGATATTTGCTTGTATACCAGCGCCTTTTATCACACTGATGTCAGTCACATTAAATAGAGACAGTTGACGGTCTTTAGCTGTGTTTACCAGAGCCGTTGCTAGTGGATGACTGGCATGCGCCTCGACACTGGCGGCAATCTGCAATACATCGTCCACAGCAAGCGATTTATCAACCATGACATGATCGACGATAGTAGGCTTGCCAATGGTCAATGTACCTGTTTTATCGAGTACTACCGTATCGATATTACCTGCTGCCTCAAGACTTTGCGCATCCTTGAACCACACACCATGACGCGCAGCAACGCCCATACCCGCCATAATTGCCGCTGGCGTGGCCAAACCAAGTGCACAAGGACAAGCAATGACCAATACCGATACTGCGTGCATTAAAGCAGTATCAACCATACCTGTTAGCCACCATGTGACCCCAAAAGTAACCAACGCAATCGTTACCACTACAGGGACAAAAATAGCCGTTACTCGATCAGCGAGACGCGCTAGATTGGCTTTTGAGCCTTGTGCATCACTCAACGCTTGTACCATATCGCCGAGTTTCGTATCACTGCCCTTCGCACTGACACGGTATAGCAGACTGCCATTCTCTACCAAGGCACCTGCCAGCAATCCATCGCCTTGCTCTTTTTTGAGTGCGACTGATTCGCCAGTTAAATGACTCTCCACGCACCAACCGCTGCCTTCTATGACGGTACCATCTGTAGCGACGCGGCTGCCTTGCTTTGCACGTAGGATGTCACCTACTTGTACATCAGACAACGCAATATTATGAAATTCACCATTTGGCTGCTGCTGCTCTACTTCATCAGGTGTCAATGACAATAATAAATCAATACTGTTTAGGCTGTGCTTCTTGGTACGTTCCTCAAGATATTTACCTGTACGCACAAAGGCAATGACCATCACCCCTGCTTCAAAATATACGGCTGGGCTGTTACCAGCACCGTGTCCGCCCAGATGCCCACTTTGCAATAGGCTGTTTAAAGTACCATCGCCGTGCGTGAGCCATAGATAAGTCGAATACGCCCATATCGTCACGGTACCAATGACCACCAGCACATCCATATTGGCAAGGCCACCTTTTATAGATGCCCATGCGCTCTTATAAAACGGTAACGCCAAGCCAAACTGTACTACAGTCGCTAAAATAAATTGCACCCAGACTGGCGGCATCCACGCCATACCAAAACCCGCCAACATACCTACCATACCCACCAAAAACGGCACCAAACAAACCCATAATCCGATCAAACGCCATGGGTATTGAGTGGCGGTATCTTCGTCAGTCTGAGCAAATAAGCTATCGGCTGCCTGCACATTAGCCACAAAGCCCGTTTTATTCACCCACTCTGTCACCTGTTCAGGCGTCGTCTGGGTTGGATCATAATCAACATTGGCAGTCTCGCCAGCAAAACTCACACTTACCTCATACACCGAAGGCTTTTTGTTAAGCACCTTCTCGATTCTTGAAGCGCAGGCCTGACAAGTCATGCCATCAATCGCTAATTGCAAATGCGCGCGTTGCGGTGTCAGTGGCGTGTTGGACTCAACATCAGTTTCGACATCATAAGACTCATCTTTGGTAGTACGGGTGGTATCGTTCATAAATAAAACTCGTCATGGTGCCTATAAATTCGTAGGAACCACGATAAAATATCAGTGGGTGGGCAAAAAATTCAAATAAAGGAATTGGGTAATATCGTATTTGTTATTAATATTTTAAACAAAGTAGCAAAATATCAATGTATCGAGACTGAAGACTCATAATCGTTAATCATTAAAAAACCAGCTATCATGCTTGTAATAACATGTTAGCTGGTTCTGTAAATAAGTGATGAGATTTATGAGTTAGCAACTGTCGCCTCAAATCCAGCATCGTCAATAGCTGAAGCAATAGCCTCTGCACTGGTTTTGCTATCATCAAAGGTTATCGTCGCTAAGTTGTCAGCGAGGTCAACGGTAATAGTTTCTAATCCATCAATATCGGCTGTTGCTGTATGTACGCTTGCTACGCATCCGCCACAAGTCATACCGTCAATTTTAATAATACGTGTTTGATCTGCCATATTAGGCTCCTTATTTTTATTAGTAACAGGCAGCTCTAATAGTGATTCTGTTAATGCTTACTTTGATATTTTTTAAGTTATCAAAGTAAGAGCAACTATCAAAGCTACATTAAATAAGCATAAGCCCTATTACCCTCGACAACAAGACCGTTTGGTTGTTGCTTTATTAACGAAGCGGCAACTTGTTAATAAAAACGTAAAAGAGCTCACTGACAAATTTATAGCAATAGCTATTCGTAATTATAAATCGTTATGGTGCGGGTTCTGCGGTGAATCAATCGGAAATGGCTGAGTCACATAGTCCACCATATTAATCGCTGCTGTTAAGGCATGGATACTAGTATCTGTATCATCATAGCTTACCGTTGCGACATTATGCTTAGGATCCAAATTAATAGCCGTCACGCCTGAGATATTCTTAAGCACAGTCATTACGCTATCTAAGCCCTCTGCATCGTCAATATTTTCGATGCTTACTTGCGCCACCTGAATTGCCATTGTATAGCCCTCTTATAACGTATCGTATCAATGAGTATCCAATACTTCAAAACCTTTGACCAAATCATCAATTTGCTTAAGTTGACGTAAGAACGGCTCTAGTTGGCTCATACGCAGCGCACATGGACCATCACATTTTGCAGTTTCTGGGTTTGGATGCGCTTCTAAAAATAACCCTGCCAACCCTGTAGCCATACCTGCACGGGCAAGCGTTGTAATCTGCTCACGACGTCCACCAGCACTATCACTACGTGCACCTGGCTGTTGTAAACTATGCGTCACGTCAAAGAATACCGGTATATCCATCTGCTTCATGGTATCAAAACCAAGCATATCCACGACTAAGTTATTATATCCAAAGGCACTACCACGCTCACAAAGTATCAATTTATCATTACCACCCTCTAGGCATTTATTGACGATATGACGCATCTCGTGAGGAGCCAAAAATTGCGCCTTTTTGATATTAATAATAGCATCTGTTTTTGCCATCGCATGCACTAGATCCGTCTGACGTGACAAAAATGCAGGTAGCTGAATAATATCAGCCACTTCAGCGACTGGTGCTGCTTGATGTGGTTCATGCACATCAGTGATAATCGGTACTTGGAGTTTTTCTTTGATCTGACCTAGCCAATCGATACCCTGCTCTAAACCGGGCCCACGATACGAATGTAGACTTGAGCGATTGGCTTTATCAAAGCTCGCTTTAAAAACATAGCCGATACCCAAGCGCTGGCAAATATCAACATACTGCTCAGCAATCTCAAATGCCAATTCTTTAGACTCTAAAACATTCATACCACCGAACAATACAAAAGGCTGGTCGTTACCAATTTTAATCGTATCGTTATTAGGAGTGTTGAGCGTGATATGTGATTGTGCGGTCAATAAATTTTCCATGAAGCCATTACCTCTTATTTTGTTATAAATATCTCTATCCCATATTGTAACCGATAGGCTGATTAAAAAAAGTATGCAAGCGTAATTAGACGTCATTAGTAAAGATGATTGCTAATTAATAACAACAAACAGCCTGAATTAAACAAAAAAAAGACCAATCCGGAGATTAGTCTTTTTTATAATAAACGCTTTCAATATACATTACATTCTGAGAGCTATTTTGCTTCGTTGTGGTTCTTAGCCGCTTTTACAAAGCTATTAAACAGTGGATGACCACCGCGTGGTGAGCTAGTGAACTCTGGATGGAACTGTACAGCAACAAACCATGGATGCTCAGAGATCTCTACCGACTCTACCAAATGCTGCTTGGCAGAATAACCAGAGATGGTCATACCTGCTTGCTCTAACGGCTCGATATAACGGTTATTCATCTCATAGCGATGGCGATGACGCTCAGTGATATTGCTTGCACCATAAATTTGGCTTAGCTTACTACCAGAAACCAGCTCTGCTTGCTGTGCGCCTAGACGCATCGTGCCACCCAAATCTGAATCATCACTACGAATCTGTAGCTCGCCGCGCTCATCTAACCACTCAGTGATCAGACCAATGATAGGCTCAGCTGTCTTACGATCAAACTCAGAAGAGTTGGCATTAATGTTAAGTACGTTACGTGCATACTCAATTACTGCCAACTGCATACCAAGACAAATGCCTAGATACGGAACGTTGTTTTCACGAGCATAAGTGATGGCTTTTATCTTGCCCATCGTACCGCGCTCACCGAAACCGCCTGGTACTAAGATAGCATCAGCATCGTTTAGCTGCGCAAGCAAAGTATCATCATCTTCTAGACGTTCAGCATCGATATAGTCAATCTTCACGTCTACTTTATGCGTGATACCTGCATGTAGCAATGCTTCATTGATAGACTTATAAGCATCTGGAAGCTCGACGTATTTGCCGACCATCGCAACAGTCACTGTTCCTTCTGGATTCAACTGTGCTTCAACTACTTTGTCCCAATCGCTCAAATCAGCTTCAGGCACATCAAGACCGAAACGCTCACAGATTAAATCATCAAGATCTTGCTCGTGTAATGTGCGCGGTATCTGATAGATACTCTGTGCATCTTCACACATGATGACCGCACGCTCTTCAACGTTGGTAAATAGCGCAATCTTGCGACGGTTGTCTTGTGAGATATGATGGTCAGAGCGGCAGATTAGGATATCAGGCTGTAGGCCAATAGAGCGTAGCTCTTTCACTGAATGCTGTGTCGGCTTGGTTTTGGTCTCACCAGCACTAGCAATATACGGTACTAAAGTAAGATGCATTAGCATGGCTCTATTACGGCCAAGCTCTACTTGCATCTGACGTACGGCTTCCATAAACGGAAGTGATTCGATATCACCAACGGTACCGCCAATTTCGATAATAGCGATATCATACCCTTCGCCACTGGCAAGGATTTTGTTTTTGATTTCATCAGTAATATGTGGAATAACCTGTACAGTACCGCCTAGATATTCACCACGGCGTTCTTTATTCAACACGTTCTGATAAATACGGCCACTGGTAAAGTTATTACTCTTACTCATTTTTGAGTGACGCAAGAAGCGCTCGTAATAACCCAAATCCAAATCGGTCTCTGCGCCATCTTCAGTAACGAATACTTCACCATGCTGAAACGGGCTCATTGTACCTGGATCAACGTTAATATACGGATCCATTTTGGTCATCGTGACAGTCACGCCACGTGCTTCTAAGACCGCTGCAAGAGAAGCTGCGGTGATACCTTTTCCTAGTGAGGACACTACCCCACCGGTCACGAATATAAACTTGGTCATAGTACTCTGTCGGTAATTGGTAAAGAAGGATTTTACTAAAAATACGCCACAAAATATAGGGCAAAAATGCAAACTGTCTGAAACTCTTATATTTTCGTGCTGGTAGCAAACATTTTTCTATTATTAAAACGCTACGCAACAAAAAACTCACCCCGAAGGATGAGTCTTTATAAATAACTTATAAGACAATCTAATTTAGAATTTGTATTCTAAACCGCCACCGATAGCGAGTAGATCGTAGTCAGCACCACCAAGGTCAGCTGAGTTTTGACCAACATAAGCATGAGCAATCATATTAGGCTTATAAGCATATTCACCACCAACTACGATTTGATCAGAATCAGCTTCATCAAAGCCAAGCAAGTTGTCAGTGTTATTGTATTGAATATAAACAGCAGCTGGCTTAGCGAAGTTATTTAGGCCCATCTTAGCACTAACAACTAGACCTTTTTCTTTATCATCGCCTCTGTTAGCTGCATCACTATCAAAATCAGCTACTTGATATAGAGCGCCAAGTACTACAGGAGCTGCCATATACTTGCCTAGATCAACAGTAGCCGTACCACGAATTAAATCGCCAGAAAGGTTAACATCTTTATCATAAGCAACACCAAATGTAACACCAGTACCGGCATCATACATTGCTGCAGCAGCAAAGCCATTATTACGATCACCACTATCAGAGACAAAAGACTCATCAGCGCTATACATAAGTGCAACATCTAATGGTAGGTTATTATATTTAGGAGCTTTCCAGATAACTGAATTGTTAATACGACCGCTATCAGTCATATTATAGCCGTTTTCATTTTCTTCAAGCTGATTTGAGCCTAGGTTATCCCAAAAACCACTACCAGAAGTCACAACGTTATTTACGTAATCAACAACTGATGTATTACGGCCAACGCGGATTTCACCATAGTTATCATTATTCAAGCCTAAGAAAGTATCACGGCTTTTGAATGCAATATTGTTATCATCACCTGCATTACCATCAATATTGATACCCACTTCGTACTGATAGATTACATCAGTATTAGCAGTAATTGCTTCAGAACCTTTGAAACCAAGACGTGAAGAATATGAGTTGATTTGGACGGCGTCCATATCGTCATCAGTACGAGTCTCATCATCTAAATTAACGTAGTCCATACCGACAAATGCTTTACCATAAACGGTTGGTGCTGCATTGGCTGCAGATACAGATAGGGCTGCGATTGCTGTAGCTAAAAGTAGTTTTTTCATGGGGTATCTCCACTTTACAATTGTAGTAATGAGCAAGCTATTATTAGCTGGCGCCCATAATGGTATCGTCACAAATCCTCAAAGATATAATGTGTAACTGGCTACCGAGATTAGTCAGAAACAAGTGTGGCGAAGTTCTATTACAGTAAGATGAAAAAAACCATGATTTACATAACTGGGATTAAAAAAGTAACTGCCATGTAATCTTTAGTTTTTATCCTTCCATTGCGTAACATCCGTTACCAAACTCATACTTCGAGTACAAGCATAACAACTTTGACATAATTTGCAACATATTTTTTTGCCTTTTCGATACATCTATTATCAAATAACAGATACTTTACTTTATTTGAACGATTGTTAAAAAACTTCCACTTACTCAATTAGATACGAATAATATTGGTTAATATGATTACTAATATTCTTAAATTTTTATAATAAACATCGAATAATATTCAAAAATAAAGCGCTATTTACTAAAAAATAAATAGTGCTAATTAAGAAGTTAATAATCTATTTGAGCAAATTTATCAGTTACAAATGAGCAAGACTGACTGGCATACTTACTCATCAAGTATGCTTAGATACATGTCATATTTGGTCTATTGTTCTAAGCGTTTGCTTTGAGATCCAAACGTGCTTGATGCAACAATGGCTCAGTATAACCACTAGGCTGCGCGCGTCCTTTAAAGACTAAATCACAGGCGGCTTTGAACGCGTAAGAGCTATCGAAGTTATCTGCCATTGATTGATAGTCATCATCGCCTGCATTCTGTTCATCGACGACCTTGGCCATACGTTTCATCGTATCCATCACTTGCTGCTCACTAACCACACCATGATGCAACCAGTTGGCAATATGTTGGCTTGAGATACGCAAAGTAGCACGATCTTCCATGAGACCGATATCGTTGATGTCAGGCACCTTGGAGCAACCAACGCCTTGATTTACCCAGCGTACGACATAACCCAAGATACCTTGAGCATTGTTTTCAAGCTCTTGCTGCTTCTCTTCATCAGTCCAGTCGGTATTTTTTGCTAATGGGATGGTCAAGATGTCATCCAAGCTAGCGCGCTCGCGTG includes:
- a CDS encoding heavy metal translocating P-type ATPase, translated to MNDTTRTTKDESYDVETDVESNTPLTPQRAHLQLAIDGMTCQACASRIEKVLNKKPSVYEVSVSFAGETANVDYDPTQTTPEQVTEWVNKTGFVANVQAADSLFAQTDEDTATQYPWRLIGLWVCLVPFLVGMVGMLAGFGMAWMPPVWVQFILATVVQFGLALPFYKSAWASIKGGLANMDVLVVIGTVTIWAYSTYLWLTHGDGTLNSLLQSGHLGGHGAGNSPAVYFEAGVMVIAFVRTGKYLEERTKKHSLNSIDLLLSLTPDEVEQQQPNGEFHNIALSDVQVGDILRAKQGSRVATDGTVIEGSGWCVESHLTGESVALKKEQGDGLLAGALVENGSLLYRVSAKGSDTKLGDMVQALSDAQGSKANLARLADRVTAIFVPVVVTIALVTFGVTWWLTGMVDTALMHAVSVLVIACPCALGLATPAAIMAGMGVAARHGVWFKDAQSLEAAGNIDTVVLDKTGTLTIGKPTIVDHVMVDKSLAVDDVLQIAASVEAHASHPLATALVNTAKDRQLSLFNVTDISVIKGAGIQANIEGLGLVKVGTAEFANLTLPRFMPKVWQIASTVAISINDEPLGAFALADDLKADTPQAIAALQNAGINVILMSGDKQSVVDHVAGQLGIDKAYGKMSPRDKASQIALLQTAGHKVAMAGDGVNDAPAMATADASFAMFEGTDVAQHSASARLMGESLMHIDAAQKIAQATLRNIKQNLFFAFIYNCLGIPLAAFGFLNPMIAAAAMALSSISVLMNALRLTRFKTEVELDNTVSTSHTDKEHIAK
- a CDS encoding heavy-metal-associated domain-containing protein, with protein sequence MADQTRIIKIDGMTCGGCVASVHTATADIDGLETITVDLADNLATITFDDSKTSAEAIASAIDDAGFEATVANS
- a CDS encoding heavy-metal-associated domain-containing protein, with amino-acid sequence MAIQVAQVSIENIDDAEGLDSVMTVLKNISGVTAINLDPKHNVATVSYDDTDTSIHALTAAINMVDYVTQPFPIDSPQNPHHNDL
- the kdsA gene encoding 3-deoxy-8-phosphooctulonate synthase, which translates into the protein MENLLTAQSHITLNTPNNDTIKIGNDQPFVLFGGMNVLESKELAFEIAEQYVDICQRLGIGYVFKASFDKANRSSLHSYRGPGLEQGIDWLGQIKEKLQVPIITDVHEPHQAAPVAEVADIIQLPAFLSRQTDLVHAMAKTDAIINIKKAQFLAPHEMRHIVNKCLEGGNDKLILCERGSAFGYNNLVVDMLGFDTMKQMDIPVFFDVTHSLQQPGARSDSAGGRREQITTLARAGMATGLAGLFLEAHPNPETAKCDGPCALRMSQLEPFLRQLKQIDDLVKGFEVLDTH
- a CDS encoding CTP synthase — encoded protein: MTKFIFVTGGVVSSLGKGITAASLAAVLEARGVTVTMTKMDPYINVDPGTMSPFQHGEVFVTEDGAETDLDLGYYERFLRHSKMSKSNNFTSGRIYQNVLNKERRGEYLGGTVQVIPHITDEIKNKILASGEGYDIAIIEIGGTVGDIESLPFMEAVRQMQVELGRNRAMLMHLTLVPYIASAGETKTKPTQHSVKELRSIGLQPDILICRSDHHISQDNRRKIALFTNVEERAVIMCEDAQSIYQIPRTLHEQDLDDLICERFGLDVPEADLSDWDKVVEAQLNPEGTVTVAMVGKYVELPDAYKSINEALLHAGITHKVDVKIDYIDAERLEDDDTLLAQLNDADAILVPGGFGERGTMGKIKAITYARENNVPYLGICLGMQLAVIEYARNVLNINANSSEFDRKTAEPIIGLITEWLDERGELQIRSDDSDLGGTMRLGAQQAELVSGSKLSQIYGASNITERHRHRYEMNNRYIEPLEQAGMTISGYSAKQHLVESVEISEHPWFVAVQFHPEFTSSPRGGHPLFNSFVKAAKNHNEAK
- a CDS encoding porin, yielding MKKLLLATAIAALSVSAANAAPTVYGKAFVGMDYVNLDDETRTDDDMDAVQINSYSSRLGFKGSEAITANTDVIYQYEVGINIDGNAGDDNNIAFKSRDTFLGLNNDNYGEIRVGRNTSVVDYVNNVVTSGSGFWDNLGSNQLEENENGYNMTDSGRINNSVIWKAPKYNNLPLDVALMYSADESFVSDSGDRNNGFAAAAMYDAGTGVTFGVAYDKDVNLSGDLIRGTATVDLGKYMAAPVVLGALYQVADFDSDAANRGDDKEKGLVVSAKMGLNNFAKPAAVYIQYNNTDNLLGFDEADSDQIVVGGEYAYKPNMIAHAYVGQNSADLGGADYDLLAIGGGLEYKF